CCAGTCCGAGGACCGCCCGCCGAGCGGGCTGTCGGGGGCGAAGCCGTCCGCGTCGCGCGCGCGCAGCACCCGCCCCCCGGTCAGGCCCAGGGACCAGCCGGCCGGGTCGAACCGCGTCCAGGTCGCGCCGATATTGGCCCGCAGCCCGGTCTCGCGCGCGTCCCAGCCCGGAAACCGGTTGTCGGAGAACAGGTTGCCCTCGTCGAATTCGATCAGGCGGCTGTCCTCGTTGGGGATGTCGTCGTCGCGCCCGCGCGGGGAATAGAGGACCTGGATCACCGGCTCGACCATATGGGTGGTACCGCCCGACTGGCCCGCCAAGGGCCAGCGCAGCTCGACCCCGGCCAAGGGATCGACGCGGCCCACCACCGGGTCGAAGCGGTCGTCCTGGGCGATGCGATAGAGATCCGCATCAAGCCCCGCCAGCCCCGCCGCGACCACGCCGCCGGGCAGGATCTTGCTGCGCCGCCAGTCCAGCCCCACCGATCCGCGCGCCACGTCGCGCCCGACGCGGTTCGCGTTGGACGGCCGCCTGTGGGCATGGACCGACCATTCCAGCACCGCCTCGCCGCCGATCAGGTCCGGGGTCAGGCGGCGCATCCAGATCGCATCGGCCACCTGGGCGGGCGAGGTGGAATTCGGCTCGTCCTCGCGCAGCGATTCGTAATTGCCGACCCGGCCCCAGAACAGCTTGTCGCGGCGGACGCGTTCGATGCTGACCCCGCTCCACAGCCGGTCGGCATCGGTGATGCCGTAATCCAGCAGATAGGCGCGGTCGGACGCCGCCTGCAGCTGCAGCGACAGGCGATAGTCGCGCGGCAGCAGGAACCGCCCCGCGCCGAAGACATAGCCGCGCGTCGATCCCGGCTGCAGGTCGTCGCGGCTGATCGCGGCGTTCCATTCCGTGGCCCCCGAGGCGAAGGCCTGGCGATAGCGGGTCTCCAGCGTGCGGGTGCGGTCCAGCGACAGATAGGGGGTCAGCGTGATGTCCGCGTGATCGCCCAAGGTGCGGAAATAGGGCAGCTTGACCCCGAAACCCAGACCGGAGGTCGTGCGGAACTCGGGGCGCAGAAAGCCGCTGCGGCGATCGACCGTCGGATCGGGCGCGGTCACGGTGAAGGGCGCATAGGCCAGGGGCACGCCCAAAGCGCGGAACTGCGGGCGTTCGAAGGTGATCAGCCGGGTCTGGGCGTCATGGGTGATGCGCCGGGCGCGGATCTCCCACAGGGGGTTGTCGTCGCCCGCGCAGACATGACAGGCCGATGCGACGACATTGCCCAGCTCGGTGATCCGGCCGCCCTCGCGGCGGGTGACCCGGTCCGAGGCCAGCTGCAGTTCCCGCGCCAGGACCAGCCGCGCGCCCAGGATGATGCCGTCCTGCAATTCGCGGTCCAGCTGGGCGCTGTCGGCGATCAGCACGGCCTCGGCATCGGGATCGGCGGCGCCGGGGCGCGACAGATGGATCGGCCCCGCGATGGTCAGATCGCCCGACGCCCCGTCCACCCGCACCGATGACGCGACCAGCCGCGCGCCTTGGTGCCAGACCACCACCCCGCCCGAGGCGACCAGCGTGCCGTCCCCCTGCAGCTGGACCGCATCGGCCAGCACCGTCGCGGGCGCGGTGGCCGTGGCGGGCGCGGTGCCGCCCGGCAGGGTCACAATGGTGTCGGGTTCGGCGGTGGGCGGGCTCTGGGGGTGGGGGTGCGGTCGCCGACCGGGTTCGAGCCCAGGGCCGATGCCTCGGGGGCCAAGGCCGTCACCCCGCCGAAGGGGCCGGTGGGGGCGATATTGGCCATGCCGGGCATGGTCAGGATGCCGGGCGCGATGCCGGTGCGTTCGGGGCTGACCTGCGCCGCCACGGGCTGGGCCAGGCCCGCGATCAGCGCGGCGATCACTGCGGGGGCCGCGCGGCCATGTCTGGGACCCATCATCCGTCCTCCCGTCGCAAGATCAGGCCCAAGGCCAGCATCGCGCCGACCAGGGGCGGCGTCCAGGCGGCCATCGCCGCCGGGATCTCCCCGTTATCGCCCAGAACCTGCGCCAGATTGCGCAGAAAGAACAGCGCGATCCCCGCGCCGAAGGCCATCAGCACCGCCGCACCCGTGTTGCGCCCGCGCACATGCTGCATGGTGAAGGCGGCGGCGATCATCACCATCGCGGCCATCAGGAAGGGGCGGGCCAGCTCCATCTGGAACCAGGTCTTGTGGCGGGACGCGGAAAAGCCCGCGCGTTCCAGCCCGGCGATGAAATCGGGCAGCTGCCAGACCGGCACCGATTCCGGGCGGCCGAACCCGTCGCGGATGCGCTGCGCCGTCAGGTCGGATGCCAGCCGCATGCTGTCCTGACGCGCCACACCGGCCTGGGGGTTGGGCTGGTCCAGCGGGAAATCGCCCACATCGGTCAGGGCCCATGCGCCGGGTTCCAGCCGGGCCTCGCGCGCCTCGATGCGCCGCACTGGGCCCGCATCGGCATCGAAGACCAGGAAGCTGGCCCCATAGAGCGTCAGCCCGTCGGCGCTGGTGCGGGTGGCGCGGATGACGATCTGGCCGGCCTCGCGCCCGTCCTGCTGGACGGCCTGGCGTAGCCAGACGGCGCTGTCGCCCAGGCTGACGGTCTGGCTGCCGGCACGGTCGATCCCGGCCACGGCCTCGTCGTAGAGCGACCCGGTCGCGGCGACCAGGGGGTTCAGCAGCCCCACGGCCAGCGCGCCCACCAGGATCGCCGCACCGACCGGCGCCCGGATCAGCCGCAGCCCCGACCGCCCCGATGCGCGGATGGCGACCATCTCGGAGCTGCGGGCCAGCCCGAGAAACAGCGCGATCCCCGCCAGCACCGTCATCAGCGGCAGGATCGCATAGAAGCTGCCCGCGATGTTCAGCCCGGCCAGCCGCGCAGCCCCCGCCAGGCCGATGTCGCGGCCCGAAAAGCGGCGGATCATCTCGATCATGTCGATCAGGAACAGGATCAGCAGGAACACCCCCGCGATCAGCAGGAAGGCCCGTAAAAAGCGCCGCGCGACATAGAAGGCCAGGATCATGCCCGCGCCCCCGTTTTGGGCCCGCGCGGCCGCGCCGCCAGCCACAGCAGCGCCATCGACAGCACCGCCCCGAACCCCGCCGGCAGATAGAGGATCGGCCATAGCGCCGCGTCGCGCCCCACCTGGTTGGCGGCGGCGTTGGACAGGAACTGCACCGCGATCAGCCCCAGGATCGCCCAGCCCACCTGCCGCCAGACCCCGAACCGCGAAAACCCGCCGATCAGCAGCGTGGCAAAGCCCAGCATCGCCGCGATGGGCGACAGCAGGGGTTGGGCCAGCCGCTCATGCGCCTCGCGCCGGGCATCGCCGGGGGTGGCGCCCGTCGCCTGCAGCAGCGCCGCATCGGGCGACAGCAGGGCCAGCGTGCCGAAATCGCGCAGATCGCGCCGCCGATCGCCGCCGGCCGAGAACAGCGCCCCGATGTCATAGCTGAATTCGTCGAAACGCGTCACCGACAGGGCAGGCACGCCATCGCGGGGGCGCAGCTCCTGGGCCATGCCCTCCAGCAGGATCAGGACGGGGCCGGTCTCGGTCCGCACGACCAGCGATTCCTGTGCGGTATAGGTCACCTGCCGCGCCGGGTCGCGGCCATCCTCGATGAACAGGTCCAGCAGGCGGCCATCGGCCGCGATGTCGCGGATGAACAGGGTGACGTCGGATGCCGGATACTGGAAGGCGCCCGGGCGCAGGAACTGGGCGGTGACGTTCTCGGCGATCTCGGCGCTGCGATCGGCCAGGCGGGCGCGGGCCATGGGCACCAGCCCGTGGACCAGCACCGCGACCATCAGCCCGACCATGATCCCGAAGACCAGGACCGGCCGCGCCAGCCGCCACGGCCCCAGGCCCGCCGACTGCATCGCCACCAGCTCGGATTCCCCGGCCAGGCGGTTGGTGCCATAGGCCGTGGCCGCGAAGGCCGCCACCGGCAGCACCACGGAAATCACCAAGGGCAGGGTCAGCGCCGTGAATTCCAGCACCACCAGCGCGGTCTGGCCGTCATTCAGCAGATCGTCGAACAGGCTGACCGCCCGGTTGATCCAATAGACCGAGACCAGCACCAGCGCGAAGAAACCGAACAGCGTCAGCAGTTGGGCAAGGATATAGCGGTCGATCCGGGGCATGCGGGCATCCTGCGTGACGTTCCGTCCTGCTTAGCGGCAAGGGCGGCTCTGGAAAAGGGCCGGACGGGGGTCTAGGGTCGCCCCCAACCAGACGTGAGGAAGCCATGACCCAGCCTGTCGAAATCACCTTCACCGAAACCGCGCCGGAAAAGCTGGTCGATCACAAGGGCCGCGTGGCCTTGGTGCTGACCGCGCCGGACAAGCTGCCGGGCCGCCTGCCGCGCGCGGCGCGCGACGCCGCCACCCGGGCGCTGGCCTCCAAGGCGGGGCGCGCGCTGAAGCCGGGCCAGGTGCTGGAACTGGCCTTCCCTGCCGGCATGGCCGCCGATGCACTGGTGCTGGTGCATCTGCCCGCGGGTTCCAGCCAGGCCGAGGCGCGCCGCGCGGGCGCGGCCCTGGGCGCGAAACTGGGCACCGCCCATACGCTGGTCATGGCCGGGCCCAGCAAGCTGGCGGGCGATCTGGCCTTCGGGCTGGCACTGCGCGGCTATGACTTCGATGCCTACAAGACCAAGCCCGTCGATCCCGATGCCGCGCCGAAATCCGGCGCCACCATCCCCGAGGCCGAGGCCGCATCCGACGACGCGGTCCTGTCCGACGCCCAGGCCGCCGACCGCGCCGACGCACCCGCCGAACCCATCGGCGACCGCGCCCGGGTGACGATCATGGTCAAGGACCCCGAATCGCTGGCCCGCCAGGCCCGCGACGCCGCCGCCGTGGCCGAGGGCGTGTTCTTCACCCGCGATCTGGTGAACGAACCGGCCAATGTCCTGACCACCACCGATTTCGCCGACCGCCTGCTGGCCATGCGCGAACTGGGCCTCGAGGTCGAGGTCCTGGACGAGGACGAACTGGCCAAGCTGGGCATGCGCGCCCTGCTGGCCGTGGGCCAAGGCAGCGAATCGCCCTCCAAGGTCGTGGTGATGCGCTGGAACGGCGGCGGGGACGAGGCGCCCTTGGCGCTGGTCGGCAAGGGTGTCGTCTTCGACACCGGCGGCATCTCGATCAAGCCCGGCGCAGGGATGGAGGAGATGACCATGGACATGGGCGGCGCGGGCGTCGTCGCGGGCACCATGCGCGCCCTGGCCCTGCGCCGCGCCAAGGCCAATGTCGTGGGCCTGGTGGGCCTGGTGGAAAACATGCCCGACGGCCGCGCCTATCGCCCCGGCGACATCCTGAAATCCATGAAGGGCGACACGATCGAGGTCGTGAACACCGACGCCGAGGGCCGCCTGGTCCTGGCCGATGTCCTCTGGTACGCGCAGGAAACCTATCAGCCGCGCGCCGTCATCGACCTGGCGACCCTGACCGGGGCGGTGATCATCGCGCTCGGCCATGACAATGCGGGCGTCTTCTCGAATGACGACGCGCTGGCCGACCAGATCCTGGCCGCCGCCCGGACCGAGGGCGAGGGCGCGTGGCGCCTGCCCTTGGGCAAGTCCTATGACAGCCTGATCAACTGCCGCCTGGCCGACATGAAGAATACCGGCGGTCGCGCGGCGGGCTCGATCACCGCGGCCCAGTTCCTGGCGCGCTTCATCAAGGACGGCCAGCCCTGGGCGCATATCGACATCGCGGGGGTGACGCTGCCGCCCTCGGCCACGGACCTGGCGCCCAAGGGCGCGACGGGCTGGGGCGTGATGACGCTGGACCGCCTGGTCCGCGACCGGTTCGAAGGCCAGTGATCCCGCGACCCCGCCACCTCCCGTCCCCCCCGACCGGGGGGCGGGACCCCATGGCCGCATCAGGGCGCTGAGGGCCCATGGTCAAGGCGCTGTTCTACCACCTGACCCGCAGCCCGGCCGAGGATCTCGTGCCGGTGCTGCTGACGCGCGCGCTCTCCGCGGGCTGGCGGGTGGAACTGCGCGCCCTGTCGCCCGACCTGCTGGACCGCCTGGACGGCCATCTGTGGCAGGGCGATGGCTTCCTGCCGCATGGCCGCGCGGGCGGGCCGCATGACGCGCGCCAGCCGGTGCTGCTGACCGCCCCCGACCAGCCCGCGTCCAACGCCCCCCAGGCCCTGATGACGCTGGAGGGCGCCCCCCTTGACCCCGCCGCGCTGGTGCCCTTGGAACGCTGCTGGATCCTCTTCGACGGCCACGACCCCCAAGCGCTGACCACCGCCCGCACCCAATGGCGCCAGCTTTCCGACGCCGCCATGACCTGCGAATACTGGTCCGAGGAATCCGGGCGGTGGGAACGCAAGCGCTGACGCCCGCCCCTTCTCCGTTGCCCAAATACCCAAAGCCTCACGCCGCCTGATGCCCCGCCAGCCGGGCATGCAGATCACCGCGCGACAGGCGCCCCTTCGGCCCCTGCATGACGGCACGCCCGCGCTCCATCACCAGGAACGCGTCGCCCAGATCCCATGCGAAGTCGAAGAACTGCTCGACCAGCACGATGGCCATGTCGCCCCGGTCGCGCAGGGCGGCGATGACCCGGCCGATCTGGGCGATGATATTGGGCTGGATCCCCTCGGTCGGCTCGTCCAGCAGCAGGATGCGCGGTTTGGTGATCAGCGCCCGCGCGATGGCCAGTTGCTGTTGCTGGCCGCCCGACAGATCGCCGCCGCGACGCCCCGCCATCTCGGCCAGAACCGGAAAGCTGTCATAGATCTCATCGGGAACGCGCCGCTCGGCACGGGGCAGGCAGGCAAAGCCTGTCTCCAGGTTCTCGCGCACGGTCAGGGTCGGAAAGATCGCCCGCCCCTGCGGGACGTATCCCACCCCCATCCGCGCCATCCGCTGCGCCGAGACCCGGCCAAGCGCCGTCCCGTCCAGCGCCAGATCGCCGCCGGATCGCGGATGCCGCCCCGCCAGCAGCTGCATCAGCGAGGTCTTGCCCACGCCGTTATTGCCCATCACGCAGGTCACCGCGCCGGGCCGCGCGGTCAGGTCGATCCCGTGCAGGATCTGGCTGCCGCCGTAATGCAGGGTCAGGCCCTTGGCCTCCAGCATCGCTCACCTCCCCAGATAGACTTCGATCACGTCGGGATTGCGGGTCACATGGTCCAGCGACCCCTCGGCCAGGACCGCGCCCTGATGCAGCACCGTCACGCGGCAGTTCAGGCGGCGCACGAAATCCATGTCATGTTCCACCACGACCACCGCCCGCGTCTCGGCCAGCCGGCACAGCAGCGTCGTCGTCAGCTCGCGTTCGGCCAGGGTCATGCCCGCCGCCGGTTCGTCCACCAGCAGCAGCTGCGGGTCCGAGGCCAGCAGCATCCCGATCTCCAGCCATTGCTTCTGGCCGTGGCTCAGCTCGCCCGCGCGGCGGGGCAGCGCCTCAGACAGGCCCACCTCGGCCGCCAGTTCCGCCACCCGCGCCGCGCTGGCGGCCGAGGGGCGCCAGCGCAGCACGTCCAAAGGCCCGCGCGGGGCCTTCAGCGCCATGGTCAGGTTCTCGGCGACGGTCTGATCCTCGAAGACCGTAGGGCGCTGGAACTTGCGGCCGATGCCCGCGCGGGCGATCTGGGCCTCGTTCATCTTCAGCAGCGACTGCGAATTCGGACCCCACAGGACCTGCCCCTCGTCGGGGCGGGTCTTGCCGGTGACGATATCCATGAAGGTCGTCTTGCCCGCCCCGTTCGGCCCGATCACCGCGCGCAGTTCCGCCGCGCCGATGGAAAAGGACAGGTTGTTGATCGCGCGGAACCCGTCGAAGGTCTTGCTGATCCCGCTGACTTCCAGAAGCGCGCTCATGCCCGGCCCCCCTTGCGCGGCATCAGGTCCACCACCCCCGCGATGCCGCGCGGCGCAAACAGCGTGACCAGCACGAAGGTCACCCCAAGCGCGACCTGCCACCAATCGACCCAGTTGATGACATAGCCCGGCAGGGTGATGGATGGCGCCCGCCCGCCGGTGAACCAGCTGGACAGAAGCGACACGATCACCGCCCCGATCACCGCACCATAGAGCCTGCCGCGCCCGCCGATCGCCACCCAGACCGCCAGATAGATCGAGGCGATGGGCATCATTTCCGCGGGGTTGATGATCCCCGCCTGCGGATAATACAGCGCCCCCGCCAAGGCAGTCATCATCGCGGCGATGGTGAAGACGACCAGCTTGAACCCCTCGACCGGGTAGCCCAGGAACCGCACCCGCGTCTCGTCGTCGCGGATGGCGCGCACGACGCTGCCGAACTTGCCGCTGACCAGCCAGGCGGCCAGCGCGTAGCCCAGGGCCAGCGCCAAGGCCGATCCCCAGAGGAACCAGACCGACAGCACGGCCTGGCCGCGATCCTCCAGGCCGGGGATGTTCTGCAGGCCCGACAGCCCGTTATTGCCGCGAAACCCGCTGTCGTTCTGAAAGAGCCACAGCGCGAGCGCCAGCGTCATCGCCTGCGTCAGGATCGACAGATAGACGCCGTTCACGCGCGAGCGGAAGGCCAGCCAGCCGAAGACCAACGCCAGAAGGCCCGGCACCGCCAGCACCAGGATCAGCTGCAGGGTCAGCGAATGGGCGAAGCTCCAGACCAGCGGCAGGTCCGACGATCCGACCACGCCGAAGATCTGGTTGGTGACCGCGTCCTGCAATTCCTGCGCGGTGGCGGGGATGGGCTGCTGGGCCAGCTGGGCCGCGACGATGGTCTCGGTCCGGGCATACATCAGCCATTGCCCGATCATGTAGCCGCCAAGCCCGAAGAAGGCCATCTGGCCAAGCGACAGGATGCCCAGATAGCCCCAGACCAGATCCATCGCCACCGCCGCCAGCGCCAGGCACAGGGTCTTGCCCAGAAGCTTGATCATCGAGACCGGGATCGCGCCCGATCCATAGGCTGCGCTGCCCGCGGTGACGGCGGCGGTGAAGACCGCCAGCACCGCCAGCACGACCAGCACCGAGGGGTGGCGCAGCACGAAGGGGGTTCGGGTCATGGCTCAGGCCTCCGCCGCGCGGCCCTTTTGCGGGATGATCCCGCGCGGCCGGAACTGGATGAAGATGATGATGAAGAGGATCATGAAGGTCTGCGCCGCCAGCGTGTTCGAGGGGTTCAGCGATTCGATGATCTTGGACAGCCCGCCGATCAGCGTGGCCCCCGCCAGCGTGCCCCAGATATTGCCGACGCCGCCCACGACCACGGTCATGAAGCTTTGCACGATATATTGCTGGCCCAGTTCCGACGTAACCTGCGCGAAGAGCCCGATGGCCACCCCCGCGATCCCCGCGATGCCGGAGCCGAGACCGAAGGTCATCATGGCGATCCGGTCGGGGTTGATGCCCATGCTGGCCGCCATGCCGGGGTTCTGGGTGACCGCCCGGACCTCCAGCCCCAAGCGCGTGCGCTTCATGATGAACAGGAACAGCGCCAGGAACATCAGCGCCAGCACGAAGATCGCCACCCGGATCGAGCTGATGCCGATCACGTCGTTGATGGTGATCGACCCCTCCAGCCAGGCGGGGGCGGTCAGGGGGCGGGCTTGGGTGCCGAAGACGTTCTTGGCCAGCTGCTGCAGCGCGATGGAGACGCCGAAGGTCGCCAGCAGCGTCTCCAGCGGGCGATGCGCCAGATGCCGGATCACCAGGCGGTAGAGGACCACCCCCGCCAGCGCCGTCACCGCGAAGGCCAGGGGCAGCGCCACGATCAGCGACAGGGTGCGGTCGGCAATGATCGTCTGGACGGTATAGGCGGTATAGGCGCCCATCATGATGAATTCGCCATGCGCCATGTTGATGACCCGCATGACGCCGAAGGTGATGGCCAGCCCGATCGCCGCCAGGAAATAGATCGAGGCGAGCGACAGCGCGTCCAGCCCCAGATCGATCCCCTGCATCGCGGCCAGCCGCACCTGGGCGCGGGTCTGCGCGGCCTGGGCGGCCTCGGTCACCGTTGGGTCGGCTTCGGCATAAAGGTCGAAGAAGCGGTGCGCGTCCAGCGCCGCGTCGATCTCCGCCGTGGTGGCGGCGGGGGGGACGGTGCCTGCGGCCTCCAGCGCCTCATAGGCGCGGTCGCGCTGCGCGGGGTCCGACAGCAGGGGCACGGGGATGCCGCCCACGCGGCCATCCACGATGTTGGCGGCAAGGCGCGTGCGCTGTTCGGCGGGCGTCAGGGCGGGGTCCAGCGCGCCAGCATCGACCAACATGGCGATGGCGGCCTGGCGCGGCAGGGCGTCGCTGCCGGGGCTCAGTTCGCGCGCGACATTGCCCGTGGGTTCGTCCTGCGTCACCACGCGGCGCGTGGCCAGCAGCGGGTTCAGCGCGGCGCGGAAATCGAGGCCCACATCGCCCGCCAGCCCTTGGATCGCGGCCACGCGGGCGGCGCCGTCGGGGTCGTGCTGGATGGTCAGCAGACGCTCCAGCCGCGCCTTGCGGGCGGCGAGCGCGGGGTCGGGATCGTCCAGCGCGGCGCGCAGTGCCTCCAGCCCCGCGGCATCGGCGCCCCGCGACAGGCTGTCCAGCGCGGCCGCGCGCCGGGCGGGCGAGGGGTCGGACAGCGCGCCCGCGGCCAGCGCCGCCTCGATGACGCCGCGAACGCCAGCATTGGGGCGCAGCGTGCGCGGCGCGGGCGTGATGGGCGTGCCCGTCACCGCATCGGTGGCCGTGTCGCCATCCACGATGGCCGCGCGCCCGTCATCGGTCAGCCCCAGCCTGCGATCGGCCCAGGCCTGCAAGAGCGCCAGCCCCTCGGGGCCGGTGGCGGCGATTTCGGCCACCAGCGGCTCGACCGTGCGGCGCGAGGGCTGTTCGATCTGGTCCAGGTTCCCGGCGATGACGGCGTCCAGCGCGGGATTGGCGGTGGCGGCCAGCGGCAACAGCGCCAGCAGCGCCGCCAGAAGCGGGGCGATCAGGAAGGGCACGCGCATATCCTTTGGCAAAAGAGGCCGGGCGCGGTCACGCCCGGCCTTTGGCGATCAATAGTTCGACTGGACCTGCACGCAGCTGTCCGTCTCGGTGTTCCACATGCCGCAGCCCTTGCCCGGCCAGTCGGCCTCCAGCACCGCCGATTCGGGCAGATGGTCGGTCCAGGCGTCGCCGGGGACAGGCTCGGTCTGGCTGACGATGTCGAACTGGCCGTCGGCGCGGATCTCGCCGATCAGGACGGGCTTGGTGATGTGGTGGTTCGGCAGGACCGTCGCGGTGCCCCCGGTCAGGTTCGGCACCTCGATGCCCACGATGGCGTCGAGGACCGGGTCCACATCGGTGGTGCCCGCCGCCTCGACGGCCGCGACCCATGCGGAAAAGCCGATCATCGTGGCCTCCATCGGGTCGTTCGTCACCCGGTCCGGGCCCATGAAGTCCTGCCAGGCGGCGATGAATTCCTCGTTCTCGGGCGTCTCGGCCGACTGGAAGTAGTTCCAGGCCGCCAGATGCCCCTCCAAGTTCGCGGTATCCAGGCCCGACAGCTCCTCCTCGCCGACCGAGAAGGCCATCACGGGAATGTCGTCGGAGGAGATCCCCGCCGCCGCCAGCTCCTTGTAGAAGCCCACATTCGCGTCGCCGTTGATGGTGGAGACGACGCCCACCTTCTTGCCGCCCGCGCCAAGCGCGACCACGTCGGACACGATCCGCGACCAGTCGGAATGGCCGAAGGGGGTATAGTTGACGAAGATATCCTCGTCCGCCACGCCATTCGCCTTCAGATAGGCGTCGAGGATGTTGTTCGTCGTGCGCGGATAGACATAGTCCGTCCCCAGCAGCGCCCAGGATTCGACACCCAGCTCCTCCATCATGTAATCGACGGCCGGGATGGCCTGCTGGTTCGGCGCGGCGCCGGTATAGATGACGTTCTTCGAGGATTCCTCGCCCTCATACTGCACCGGATAGAACATCAGGCCGTTCAGTTCCTCCAGCACGGGCAGCACGGCCTTGCGGCTGACGCTGGTCCAGCAGCCGAAGATCACGTCGACCTCGCTGACGGTCAGCAGCTCGCGGGCGCGTTCGGCGAACATCGGCCAGTCGGAGGCCGGATCGACGACCACCGCCTCCAGCGGGCGGCCCAGCACGCCGCCCTTGGCGTTCTGCTGTTCGACCATCATCAGGACGGTGTCCTTCAGCGTGGTTTCCGAAATCGCCATCGTGCCCGACAGCGAATGCAGAACGCCGATCTTGATTGGCTCGCCGTCCTGCGCATGGGCCATCGTGGCCAGCGTCAGCGCGCTGGTCGCCATCAGAATGCCGGTCAGTTTCTTCATGGGGTCCCCGTTTCCCTGCGCCCCGCGCGGGGGCCATTCATCCCTGACGGAAGGCTCGTCGCGGCCTTCGCAGGTGCAGAAAGAGCGGGATTTCGGGCAGTTGGCGAGGATTCGGGCAGGGTTGCGCGCGCCGGTTCCGCCAATGGCGCGCAAGCAGGCACCTGCCGGGGCAGATGCCTGCGGCTTAGGCGGGGGTCAGGCCGCCTTGCTCGATCAGGAAATCGACGATCTGGTCCACGCCCGCGCCATGGCGCAGCTGCGCCATGACCACCGGCCGCGTCCCGCGCGAGGCACGCGCATCGGATTCGAGCAGCGCCGCGTCCACGCCCACATGCGGCGCGAGGTCGGTCTTGTTGACCACCAGCAGGTCAGAGCGCGCAAGGCCGGGCCCGCGCTTGCGCGGGATGTCCTGACCCGCAGCCGTGTCGATCACATAGATCGTCAGGTCCGCCAGTTCCGGGCTGAAGGTCGCGGCCAGGTTGTCGCCCCCCGATTCGATCAGCACCAGATCCAGGTCCGGGAAGGCCGCGTTCAGGTCGGCGATGGCGGCCAGGTTGATGCTGGCATCCTCGCGGATGGCGGTATGGGGGCAGCCGCCCGTTTCCACCCCCCTGATGCGCTCGGCGGGCAGGACCTGGGCGCGCATCAGCGCCTCGGCATCCTCGCGGGTATAGATGTCGTTGGTGATCACCGCCATGGACAGGCGCGGGGCCAGGGCGCGGGCGATCTGTTCGGTCAGGGTCGTCTTGCCGGCGCCGACGGGGCCGCCGATGCCGACGCGGAGGGGGCCGTTATGGCTCATGATCGGAAGATCCTCGTGGTCATTGTTTCGTGGCGCATGGCGGCAATGTCGGCGCCCCAGGTGGCGCTGGCAAGGGCGTCGATGCCGGCCCCGGCCGCGCGGTCTGCGGTGGCCAGGATGGGCGCGCGCATCGCGGCCAGCAGGCGCTGGCCCTCGACCGGGCCGAGCGGCAGGAACCGCACCGCCGCGCCGATCAGCCCGGCGGCCTGGGCCTGCAGGAAGGCCGCGATGATCTCGGGCGCGGGCAGGGGCAGGGCGGCGCAGGCCCGGCCCACCGCGACGGGCAGGGCGGCGGGCGGCTGGTCGGTCCCGGTCAGGGCCGCGACATTGGCGGCGAAGGCCGTTCCCTGTTCGACCGTCTCGGTCAGGCGCTGGCTGGTCAGGCAGGCCGCGCGGGCCAGATCGTCCAGAGCCGCCCGGTC
Above is a genomic segment from Paracoccus aestuarii containing:
- a CDS encoding LPS-assembly protein LptD; its protein translation is MTLPGGTAPATATAPATVLADAVQLQGDGTLVASGGVVVWHQGARLVASSVRVDGASGDLTIAGPIHLSRPGAADPDAEAVLIADSAQLDRELQDGIILGARLVLARELQLASDRVTRREGGRITELGNVVASACHVCAGDDNPLWEIRARRITHDAQTRLITFERPQFRALGVPLAYAPFTVTAPDPTVDRRSGFLRPEFRTTSGLGFGVKLPYFRTLGDHADITLTPYLSLDRTRTLETRYRQAFASGATEWNAAISRDDLQPGSTRGYVFGAGRFLLPRDYRLSLQLQAASDRAYLLDYGITDADRLWSGVSIERVRRDKLFWGRVGNYESLREDEPNSTSPAQVADAIWMRRLTPDLIGGEAVLEWSVHAHRRPSNANRVGRDVARGSVGLDWRRSKILPGGVVAAGLAGLDADLYRIAQDDRFDPVVGRVDPLAGVELRWPLAGQSGGTTHMVEPVIQVLYSPRGRDDDIPNEDSRLIEFDEGNLFSDNRFPGWDARETGLRANIGATWTRFDPAGWSLGLTGGRVLRARDADGFAPDSPLGGRSSDWLISANYDSGTGLAVANRALFDDDLAVSRNELRVGWLRPDLQVSAGYIWIDRDEDEGRDTDASELSADIGWQIARGWWGRAETRYDFAADRAQRAALRVAYRNECITVESGLSRRFSSSDLLRAETSLDLSLRLGGFGAQPDGPGTVARRSCMR
- the lptG gene encoding LPS export ABC transporter permease LptG, which translates into the protein MILAFYVARRFLRAFLLIAGVFLLILFLIDMIEMIRRFSGRDIGLAGAARLAGLNIAGSFYAILPLMTVLAGIALFLGLARSSEMVAIRASGRSGLRLIRAPVGAAILVGALAVGLLNPLVAATGSLYDEAVAGIDRAGSQTVSLGDSAVWLRQAVQQDGREAGQIVIRATRTSADGLTLYGASFLVFDADAGPVRRIEAREARLEPGAWALTDVGDFPLDQPNPQAGVARQDSMRLASDLTAQRIRDGFGRPESVPVWQLPDFIAGLERAGFSASRHKTWFQMELARPFLMAAMVMIAAAFTMQHVRGRNTGAAVLMAFGAGIALFFLRNLAQVLGDNGEIPAAMAAWTPPLVGAMLALGLILRREDG
- the lptF gene encoding LPS export ABC transporter permease LptF is translated as MPRIDRYILAQLLTLFGFFALVLVSVYWINRAVSLFDDLLNDGQTALVVLEFTALTLPLVISVVLPVAAFAATAYGTNRLAGESELVAMQSAGLGPWRLARPVLVFGIMVGLMVAVLVHGLVPMARARLADRSAEIAENVTAQFLRPGAFQYPASDVTLFIRDIAADGRLLDLFIEDGRDPARQVTYTAQESLVVRTETGPVLILLEGMAQELRPRDGVPALSVTRFDEFSYDIGALFSAGGDRRRDLRDFGTLALLSPDAALLQATGATPGDARREAHERLAQPLLSPIAAMLGFATLLIGGFSRFGVWRQVGWAILGLIAVQFLSNAAANQVGRDAALWPILYLPAGFGAVLSMALLWLAARPRGPKTGARA
- a CDS encoding leucyl aminopeptidase: MTQPVEITFTETAPEKLVDHKGRVALVLTAPDKLPGRLPRAARDAATRALASKAGRALKPGQVLELAFPAGMAADALVLVHLPAGSSQAEARRAGAALGAKLGTAHTLVMAGPSKLAGDLAFGLALRGYDFDAYKTKPVDPDAAPKSGATIPEAEAASDDAVLSDAQAADRADAPAEPIGDRARVTIMVKDPESLARQARDAAAVAEGVFFTRDLVNEPANVLTTTDFADRLLAMRELGLEVEVLDEDELAKLGMRALLAVGQGSESPSKVVVMRWNGGGDEAPLALVGKGVVFDTGGISIKPGAGMEEMTMDMGGAGVVAGTMRALALRRAKANVVGLVGLVENMPDGRAYRPGDILKSMKGDTIEVVNTDAEGRLVLADVLWYAQETYQPRAVIDLATLTGAVIIALGHDNAGVFSNDDALADQILAAARTEGEGAWRLPLGKSYDSLINCRLADMKNTGGRAAGSITAAQFLARFIKDGQPWAHIDIAGVTLPPSATDLAPKGATGWGVMTLDRLVRDRFEGQ
- a CDS encoding DNA polymerase III subunit chi; its protein translation is MVKALFYHLTRSPAEDLVPVLLTRALSAGWRVELRALSPDLLDRLDGHLWQGDGFLPHGRAGGPHDARQPVLLTAPDQPASNAPQALMTLEGAPLDPAALVPLERCWILFDGHDPQALTTARTQWRQLSDAAMTCEYWSEESGRWERKR